A genomic segment from Mycoplasmopsis arginini encodes:
- the proS gene encoding proline--tRNA ligase, whose translation MKKLEKITTQQENFAKWYTDVIKNGDLMAYGSSKGSIIFKPLSFGIWDNIRLQLDKEFKKLGVKNVNLPLLIPESLLNKEKNHISGFNPELATVTEVGGKKLSEKFFIRPTSEVLFGDFFKNEVESYNDLPLIYNQWVNVLRWEKTTNPFLRTREFLWQEGHTIHASSNEAKELTQKMLDVYTKFVEEYLAIPVIKGQKTEHEKFAGAEYTFTIEAMMKDGKALQSGTSHYLGQNFTKAFDITFKNKENKLENAYGTSWGVSTRLLGALIMTHGDDRGIIIPPKIAPIKVDIIELFASKDERVSKVAKEFKTFLEQENIDCQIDASDKSAGYKAANSEIHGTPLRIEIGPRDLNENKVVLVRRDTLEKILVSIDEVTYKVKELLNDIQINLLNKAKSRLQNNIKIASNYEEFKSFIEKGHLVLTKFGGNGEDEDKIKEETGASTRCIPFNIDIEVKNENCFYTNKKTDRVVIFARAY comes from the coding sequence ATGAAAAAACTAGAGAAAATTACAACTCAACAAGAAAATTTTGCAAAATGATATACTGATGTCATTAAAAACGGTGATTTAATGGCTTATGGTTCTTCTAAAGGTTCAATAATTTTTAAACCATTATCTTTTGGTATTTGAGATAATATCCGTTTACAATTAGATAAAGAATTTAAAAAATTGGGTGTTAAAAATGTTAATTTACCACTTTTAATTCCTGAAAGTTTACTTAACAAAGAAAAGAATCATATATCCGGATTTAATCCTGAATTAGCAACCGTTACTGAAGTTGGTGGAAAAAAGCTTAGTGAAAAGTTTTTCATTAGACCAACTAGTGAAGTATTATTTGGAGATTTCTTTAAAAATGAAGTTGAATCATATAACGACTTACCATTAATCTACAATCAATGAGTAAATGTTTTAAGATGAGAAAAAACTACTAACCCATTTTTAAGAACTAGAGAATTTTTATGACAAGAAGGCCATACAATTCACGCAAGCAGTAACGAAGCTAAAGAACTTACTCAAAAGATGTTAGATGTGTATACAAAATTTGTTGAAGAATATTTAGCAATACCAGTAATAAAAGGACAAAAAACTGAACATGAAAAATTTGCTGGTGCAGAATATACTTTTACAATTGAAGCAATGATGAAAGATGGAAAAGCCTTACAATCAGGTACAAGCCATTATTTAGGACAAAATTTTACAAAAGCTTTTGATATTACTTTTAAGAATAAAGAAAACAAATTGGAAAATGCTTATGGAACATCATGAGGTGTATCAACAAGATTACTTGGTGCTCTAATTATGACTCATGGTGATGATCGTGGAATTATTATTCCTCCAAAAATAGCACCAATTAAAGTTGATATTATTGAACTTTTTGCTTCAAAAGATGAAAGAGTTTCAAAAGTTGCTAAAGAATTTAAAACATTTTTAGAACAAGAAAATATTGATTGTCAAATTGATGCAAGTGATAAAAGTGCTGGCTATAAGGCTGCAAACTCAGAAATTCATGGAACACCATTAAGAATCGAAATTGGTCCAAGAGATTTGAATGAAAATAAAGTTGTTTTAGTAAGAAGAGATACATTAGAAAAGATTTTAGTTTCAATCGATGAAGTTACTTATAAAGTTAAAGAATTACTTAATGATATTCAAATTAATCTTTTAAATAAAGCTAAATCAAGATTACAAAACAATATTAAAATTGCTTCTAATTATGAAGAATTTAAATCATTTATTGAAAAAGGTCATCTTGTATTAACTAAATTTGGTGGTAATGGTGAAGATGAAGACAAAATTAAAGAAGAAACAGGTGCTTCAACTCGTTGTATTCCATTCAATATTGATATAGAAGTTAAAAATGAAAACTGTTTTTACACAAATAAAAAAACTGATAGAGTTGTTATTTTTGCAAGAGCTTACTAG
- the gap gene encoding type I glyceraldehyde-3-phosphate dehydrogenase encodes MKTKIAINGFGRIGRLIFRQIWNDNELEVVGINDLTDAKTLAHLLKYDTAHGTFNHEVKSTDKSIIVDGKEFLIFGEKDPAQLPWKNLNVDIVIEGTGRFLTTEAAQLHIDAGAKKVLITAPSKSSDVKTIVYSVNENILTKDDVIVSGASCTTNCLAPVLNVLENEFGVEKGFMTTVHSFTADQRLQDAPHNDLRRARAASSNMIPTTTGAAKSIGKVIPTLKGKMNGIALRVPTITGSIVDLTVELKKDTNVEEINAAMKKAASESLFYTEDPIVSSDIIGSTAGSIFDAQLTQVLEVDGKKLYKVYAWYDNESSFVNQYIRTLKHLAKLG; translated from the coding sequence ATGAAAACAAAAATAGCAATAAACGGGTTTGGAAGAATTGGACGTTTAATTTTTAGACAAATATGAAATGATAATGAATTAGAAGTAGTTGGTATTAATGATTTAACCGATGCTAAAACATTAGCTCATTTACTAAAATATGACACAGCTCATGGAACTTTTAACCATGAAGTTAAAAGTACAGATAAATCAATTATTGTTGATGGAAAAGAATTTTTAATCTTCGGTGAAAAAGATCCTGCTCAATTACCTTGAAAAAATTTAAATGTAGACATCGTAATAGAAGGTACTGGAAGATTTTTAACAACTGAAGCGGCACAATTACATATTGATGCAGGAGCTAAAAAAGTTCTAATTACTGCTCCTTCAAAAAGCTCAGATGTTAAAACAATTGTATATTCAGTCAATGAAAACATTTTAACAAAAGATGACGTAATTGTTTCAGGCGCATCATGTACAACAAACTGTTTAGCACCAGTTTTAAATGTTTTAGAAAATGAATTTGGTGTTGAAAAAGGATTTATGACAACTGTTCACTCATTTACAGCAGACCAAAGATTACAAGATGCTCCACATAATGATTTAAGAAGAGCAAGAGCAGCTTCTTCAAACATGATTCCTACAACAACAGGTGCAGCTAAATCTATTGGTAAAGTTATTCCCACTTTAAAGGGAAAAATGAATGGGATTGCTTTAAGAGTTCCAACAATTACTGGTTCAATTGTTGATTTAACAGTAGAACTTAAAAAAGATACTAATGTAGAAGAAATTAATGCAGCTATGAAAAAAGCCGCATCAGAATCTTTATTCTACACAGAAGATCCTATTGTATCAAGTGATATTATTGGTTCAACCGCAGGTTCAATTTTTGATGCACAATTAACTCAAGTATTAGAAGTTGATGGCAAAAAACTATACAAAGTTTATGCTTGATATGACAATGAATCATCATTTGTAAATCAATATATTAGAACTTTAAAACACTTAGCAAAATTAGGATAA
- a CDS encoding phosphopentomutase yields MKFKRIFFIVTDGLGIGPEPRQAEFGDKGANSLLHASEALPLEIPTWKALGITEIAKVAGHTQRVKKPLAYMAKIHEMSNGKDTLTGHWEMMGIYTETPNPQFTEKGFPEDLVAELSKAFDGRKIIGNRNASGTVILAELGHQHMEKGDMIIYTSPDSTLQIIGDEKTLGVDKLTEYAKRARAICSSKPEWNVARVISRPFVYEDGKFTRTFNRHDFANRPTGHIILEDLQKAGVEVIAVGKINDIFTGVGIDKVYGPASDNENMDIAIDIASSSSENQFIFVNLVQFDSHYGHREDPIGYSQNVSKLDIKLAKLINAMREDDLLIMTSDHGNDPTFGPDHTRETLPLTIYSKSFKTPKVLGTLKGLGTAGNIVARNFGVPTVSTGEDIFDDLV; encoded by the coding sequence ATGAAATTTAAACGTATATTTTTTATTGTTACTGATGGATTAGGAATTGGACCTGAACCTCGTCAGGCAGAATTTGGAGATAAGGGGGCAAATAGTTTATTGCACGCTTCTGAAGCTCTACCTTTAGAAATACCAACATGAAAAGCTTTAGGAATAACTGAAATAGCAAAAGTTGCAGGGCACACTCAAAGAGTAAAAAAACCTTTAGCATACATGGCTAAAATTCACGAAATGTCAAATGGAAAAGACACATTAACGGGTCATTGAGAAATGATGGGAATTTATACTGAAACTCCTAATCCTCAATTTACTGAGAAAGGTTTTCCAGAAGATTTAGTTGCCGAATTATCTAAAGCTTTTGATGGAAGAAAAATTATTGGTAATAGAAATGCATCAGGAACAGTTATTCTTGCTGAATTAGGTCATCAACATATGGAAAAGGGTGACATGATTATTTATACCTCTCCTGATTCAACATTACAAATTATCGGTGATGAAAAAACCTTAGGCGTTGACAAACTTACTGAATATGCAAAAAGAGCGAGAGCAATTTGTTCTTCAAAACCTGAGTGAAATGTTGCTAGAGTTATTTCAAGACCTTTTGTTTATGAAGATGGTAAATTTACAAGAACTTTTAACAGACATGATTTCGCAAATAGACCAACAGGTCACATTATTTTAGAAGATTTACAAAAAGCTGGTGTTGAAGTTATCGCTGTTGGAAAAATTAATGATATTTTTACAGGTGTTGGCATTGACAAAGTTTATGGTCCAGCTTCTGACAATGAAAATATGGATATAGCAATTGATATCGCTTCATCAAGTTCAGAAAACCAATTTATCTTTGTTAACTTAGTACAATTTGATAGCCATTATGGGCACCGTGAAGATCCAATTGGATATAGTCAAAATGTTTCTAAATTAGATATTAAATTGGCAAAATTAATTAATGCAATGAGAGAAGATGATTTATTAATAATGACTTCTGACCATGGAAATGATCCTACTTTTGGCCCAGACCACACAAGAGAAACATTACCATTAACAATTTATTCAAAATCATTTAAAACTCCAAAAGTTTTAGGAACTCTAAAAGGTTTAGGAACTGCAGGAAATATTGTTGCTAGAAACTTTGGTGTCCCAACTGTTTCTACTGGTGAAGATATTTTTGATGATTTAGTTTAA
- a CDS encoding thioredoxin family protein: MYKKLLQSELNNQHLEGKAIIAFRAVWCPTCQMVGPELERLASSDEGINVFDFDVDQNIAFAREMNVSSIPSLFYFKDGKLVNHTVGYMPAEELKNQFK; this comes from the coding sequence ATGTATAAGAAATTATTACAAAGCGAATTAAATAATCAACATTTAGAAGGAAAAGCAATTATAGCTTTTAGAGCTGTTTGATGTCCTACTTGCCAAATGGTAGGTCCTGAATTAGAACGTTTAGCATCTTCAGATGAAGGTATTAATGTTTTTGATTTTGATGTTGACCAAAACATTGCATTCGCAAGAGAAATGAATGTTTCAAGTATTCCTTCACTATTTTACTTTAAAGATGGTAAATTAGTTAACCACACCGTAGGATACATGCCAGCTGAAGAATTAAAAAATCAATTTAAATAA
- the serS gene encoding serine--tRNA ligase has protein sequence MIELKYLLKNKEEVLKKLAYRNFDHSALDKIYELGDKRNQLIHNLEVLQAQRNKLSEEIGIKKRRNESCDLLMEEVNKIKNEISEIENETNEIVKLVDDLRLQIPNIPYDDVPLGLDENDNVCIGEYPNLGRGLVKNVLPHYEIATKLDIVDFQRAVKLAKSRFALYKNDGARLIRALENFMLDTHIQNGYKEIMPMHLVNSNMLYGTGQLPKFAEDLFKIENTDLWLIPTAEVPVTNFHYDEILDLENPIKYVAYTKCFRSEAGSGGKDTKGLIRQHEFHKVELVKFVKEEDGLVEWQKTVDDAKRILELLEIPFRELVLSTGDMGFGSAKTIDLELWIPSEQRYRETSSISIYKDFQAIRAKIRHRTKDNKTKYAYTINGSGLAIDRVVAAILENFQNPDGTISIPKVLIPYMGKEIIKKYN, from the coding sequence ATGATTGAATTAAAATATCTTTTAAAAAATAAAGAAGAAGTATTAAAAAAACTTGCATATAGAAACTTTGACCATTCAGCTTTAGATAAAATTTATGAATTAGGGGACAAAAGAAATCAATTAATTCATAACCTTGAAGTTTTACAGGCGCAAAGAAATAAATTGAGCGAAGAAATTGGAATCAAAAAAAGAAGAAACGAATCTTGTGATTTATTAATGGAAGAAGTGAATAAAATCAAAAATGAAATTTCTGAAATTGAAAATGAAACAAATGAAATTGTGAAATTAGTCGATGATTTAAGACTACAAATTCCTAATATTCCTTATGATGATGTTCCACTTGGTTTAGATGAAAATGATAACGTTTGTATTGGAGAATATCCAAATCTAGGTCGTGGGTTAGTTAAAAATGTTTTACCACATTATGAAATCGCAACTAAACTAGATATAGTTGATTTTCAAAGGGCAGTTAAACTAGCTAAATCTCGTTTTGCTTTATATAAAAATGATGGAGCAAGATTAATTAGAGCACTAGAAAATTTCATGTTAGATACACATATTCAAAATGGTTATAAAGAAATTATGCCTATGCACCTTGTTAATTCTAATATGCTTTATGGTACAGGTCAATTACCTAAATTTGCTGAGGATTTATTTAAAATCGAAAACACAGATTTATGATTGATTCCTACAGCCGAAGTACCAGTTACAAACTTTCACTATGATGAAATTTTAGATTTAGAAAATCCTATTAAATATGTTGCTTATACAAAATGTTTTAGATCAGAAGCGGGAAGTGGTGGAAAAGATACCAAGGGTTTAATTAGACAACATGAATTTCACAAGGTTGAATTAGTTAAATTTGTAAAAGAAGAAGACGGATTAGTTGAATGACAAAAAACTGTCGATGATGCTAAAAGAATTTTAGAATTATTAGAAATCCCTTTTAGGGAGTTAGTTTTATCAACTGGAGATATGGGGTTTGGTTCAGCTAAAACCATTGATCTTGAATTATGAATTCCTTCTGAACAAAGATATCGCGAAACAAGTTCAATTTCAATATATAAAGATTTTCAAGCCATTAGAGCAAAAATTAGACATAGAACAAAAGATAATAAAACAAAATACGCTTACACAATTAATGGTTCAGGACTTGCAATCGACCGTGTTGTTGCCGCAATTCTAGAAAATTTTCAAAATCCAGATGGTACAATTTCAATTCCTAAAGTTTTAATTCCTTATATGGGAAAAGAAATTATAAAAAAATATAATTAA
- a CDS encoding Cof-type HAD-IIB family hydrolase, which translates to MINFKPKAYFTDLDGTLLDLPKTKEGISLDNLNIVKEKNQSGTPFIIATGRFASEYVLDLAQKTEAPYVICQNGGLIVNNKGDVIVKHEIKKDTVMEITEVLKENKLFIIYNSGNTIYGTSTKLKVFRPWIKKLIQKTYDEIPRITNATKIITFGTSKKGIKKLVEFLSSKFKNLSLHIVSRGYAIEINDINATKGMGIEYVCKLLNINPVDTVHFGDSGNDTSTIPYVGAFVAMKNSLNNIKSQAKWVGPSYKKAGVAKAVKQIESQ; encoded by the coding sequence ATGATTAACTTTAAACCTAAAGCATACTTTACAGACTTAGATGGCACCTTATTAGATTTACCAAAAACAAAAGAAGGAATTAGTTTAGATAACTTAAATATTGTTAAAGAGAAAAACCAAAGTGGTACACCTTTTATTATTGCGACCGGTCGTTTTGCTTCTGAATATGTTCTAGATTTAGCACAAAAAACCGAAGCACCATATGTTATTTGTCAAAATGGTGGGCTAATTGTTAATAATAAAGGTGATGTTATTGTTAAACATGAAATTAAAAAAGATACTGTTATGGAGATAACAGAAGTATTAAAGGAAAATAAATTGTTTATTATTTATAACAGTGGTAATACAATTTATGGAACCTCGACAAAATTAAAGGTTTTTAGACCTTGAATAAAAAAATTAATTCAAAAAACATATGATGAAATTCCCAGAATAACAAATGCTACTAAAATCATTACTTTTGGAACAAGCAAAAAAGGTATTAAAAAATTAGTTGAGTTCTTATCATCTAAGTTTAAAAACTTATCATTACATATTGTTTCAAGAGGCTATGCAATCGAAATCAATGATATAAATGCAACAAAGGGAATGGGAATTGAATATGTTTGCAAACTTTTAAATATTAATCCTGTTGATACTGTTCATTTTGGTGATTCAGGCAATGACACTTCAACAATTCCGTATGTAGGTGCTTTTGTTGCTATGAAAAACTCACTTAATAATATTAAGTCTCAAGCCAAATGAGTGGGTCCTTCTTACAAAAAAGCTGGTGTAGCAAAAGCTGTAAAACAAATAGAATCACAATAA
- a CDS encoding DUF1846 domain-containing protein encodes MVIGFDNDKYINLQSNEIKKRINKFGNKLYMEFGGKLFNDFHASRVLPGFKHDSKLKMLLKIKEDIEMLLVISAQDIKNRKLRSDINITYEEDIFRLIKKFRKYELEIHNVIITQFETSPEVTTFIHKLEKLNIKVIKQYRIKNYPQDVDLIVSEQGFGKNEYAITRKNLIVVTAPGPGSGKLSAILSQLYHDNKNQIKSGYAKFETFPIWNLPINHPVNLAYEAATVDLNDVNMIDEFHLKAYKIKATNYNRDLEAFPILNKLLNTIYKSSLYKSPTDMGVNMAGFCITDDNVVSIAAKKEIIRRYYQTIVNYQQDKTPKSYVNRLSRIIKNNNINSNIVKSIRAANEFSFKNNKICSAIEINAEKIIIGKESNLLNSNSATILNALKYFANIEQNIDVLDPEAISLAQDLKRELHYNDLSLDLKETLFALSISAKTSSIAKKAFDQINKLSGLYLHRTTISSESDKETLKSMDIHLTEQTTNIK; translated from the coding sequence ATGGTTATTGGATTTGATAATGACAAATATATTAATTTGCAGTCAAATGAAATTAAAAAAAGAATAAATAAATTTGGTAATAAACTTTACATGGAATTTGGCGGAAAACTTTTTAATGATTTTCACGCATCCAGAGTGCTTCCCGGTTTTAAACATGATTCAAAACTAAAAATGCTTTTAAAAATTAAAGAAGATATTGAAATGCTTTTAGTTATTTCTGCTCAAGATATTAAAAATCGAAAATTAAGATCGGATATTAACATAACTTATGAAGAAGACATCTTTCGCTTAATTAAGAAGTTTAGAAAATATGAATTGGAAATACATAATGTCATTATTACTCAATTTGAAACTTCACCTGAAGTTACCACTTTTATTCACAAGTTAGAGAAATTAAACATTAAAGTCATCAAACAATATCGTATAAAAAATTATCCTCAGGACGTTGATTTGATTGTTTCTGAACAAGGTTTTGGAAAAAATGAATATGCAATTACAAGGAAGAATTTAATTGTTGTAACCGCCCCTGGGCCAGGTTCTGGAAAATTAAGTGCAATTCTATCACAACTATATCATGATAATAAGAATCAAATTAAGTCTGGCTATGCTAAATTTGAAACATTTCCAATTTGAAATCTTCCAATAAATCATCCGGTCAATTTAGCTTATGAGGCGGCTACCGTTGATTTAAATGACGTTAATATGATTGACGAATTTCATTTAAAAGCATACAAAATTAAGGCCACAAATTATAATAGGGACTTAGAAGCTTTTCCAATACTTAATAAATTATTAAATACAATTTATAAAAGCTCATTATATAAGTCGCCGACTGATATGGGTGTTAATATGGCTGGTTTCTGTATTACAGATGATAATGTTGTATCAATTGCTGCTAAAAAAGAAATAATTCGTAGATATTACCAAACAATAGTGAATTATCAACAAGATAAGACTCCAAAAAGTTATGTTAATCGTTTATCAAGGATTATAAAAAACAATAATATAAATTCTAACATTGTAAAATCTATTAGAGCAGCTAATGAATTTAGTTTTAAAAATAACAAAATTTGTTCTGCAATTGAAATTAATGCGGAAAAAATAATTATTGGTAAGGAATCAAATCTTTTAAATTCTAACAGCGCAACAATCTTAAATGCACTAAAATATTTTGCAAACATTGAACAAAATATTGATGTTTTAGATCCTGAGGCAATTTCATTAGCGCAAGATTTAAAAAGAGAATTACATTATAATGATTTATCCTTAGATTTAAAAGAAACACTTTTTGCTTTATCAATCAGTGCTAAAACATCATCTATTGCAAAAAAGGCTTTTGATCAAATTAATAAACTTTCTGGTTTATATTTACATCGAACTACAATATCAAGCGAATCTGATAAAGAAACTCTAAAAAGTATGGATATTCATTTAACAGAGCAAACAACCAATATTAAATAA
- the pyk gene encoding pyruvate kinase produces MKFNEQRTKIVATIGPSSDNYETMKALFEAGVTTIRANFSHGTLEDHKKKFDLARKISFELDRPISLMLDTKGPEIRVGKMKDGICLIPANHELTIKTDKNSYENLIGDENTITVSYRMDLDVNEGNKVLLDDGKLVTIVREVKSGEVIVETINSHKLKTNKRVNIPGVDFSLPFLSQKDIDDIIWGAKYKVDYIAASFVNNASQVKQIRKILDENNGQHIQIISKIESQTAINNIDEIIRASDGIMVARGDLGLEIPFYDVPYWQKKIIRAARIQGKEVIVATQMLDSMENNPLPTRAEVTDVYYAVELGADATMLSGESASGKYPVEAVKTMSKIAKRAEKEYFTELFYEKQLQKVANDQNSRMLIAYEVASILQSGEYKFAIVLSHSGKLLKEVAKYRPNAFIVGVVSDDKLVWSYGITAGVFCEKHSEAVRALIKYNHDAGRQVLTSYGAKKGDKFIVVDSLNITSHEY; encoded by the coding sequence ATGAAATTTAATGAACAAAGAACAAAAATTGTTGCAACGATAGGACCATCAAGCGACAATTATGAAACAATGAAGGCTTTATTTGAAGCTGGAGTTACAACAATTAGAGCAAACTTTTCACATGGAACATTAGAAGACCATAAAAAGAAATTTGATTTAGCTCGAAAAATTTCTTTTGAATTAGATCGTCCTATTTCTCTAATGTTAGATACAAAAGGACCAGAAATAAGAGTTGGAAAAATGAAAGATGGAATTTGTTTAATTCCTGCTAATCATGAACTAACAATTAAAACAGATAAGAATTCATATGAAAATTTAATCGGTGATGAAAACACCATAACTGTTTCTTATCGTATGGATTTAGATGTTAATGAAGGAAATAAAGTTTTACTTGATGATGGTAAATTAGTAACTATTGTTAGAGAAGTAAAATCAGGCGAAGTTATTGTAGAAACAATTAACTCACATAAATTGAAAACAAATAAAAGAGTCAATATTCCTGGAGTAGATTTTTCATTACCATTCTTATCACAAAAGGATATAGATGACATTATTTGAGGCGCAAAATATAAAGTAGATTACATTGCAGCTTCATTTGTTAACAACGCTTCACAAGTTAAACAAATTAGAAAAATTTTAGACGAAAACAACGGACAACATATTCAAATTATTTCTAAAATTGAATCGCAAACTGCAATTAATAATATTGATGAAATTATTCGTGCTTCAGACGGAATAATGGTTGCTCGTGGAGATTTAGGTTTGGAAATACCTTTCTATGATGTTCCTTATTGACAAAAGAAAATTATTCGTGCAGCAAGAATTCAAGGTAAAGAAGTTATCGTTGCAACACAAATGCTTGATTCAATGGAAAATAATCCATTACCGACAAGAGCTGAAGTAACTGATGTTTATTACGCAGTGGAACTAGGTGCTGATGCAACAATGCTATCTGGTGAATCAGCATCTGGAAAATATCCAGTTGAAGCAGTTAAGACAATGTCTAAAATTGCTAAAAGAGCCGAAAAAGAGTATTTCACTGAATTATTCTATGAAAAACAACTACAAAAAGTTGCTAATGATCAAAACTCAAGAATGCTAATTGCTTATGAAGTTGCTTCAATCTTACAAAGTGGTGAATATAAGTTTGCTATTGTTCTTTCTCATAGTGGAAAATTATTAAAAGAAGTTGCTAAATATAGACCAAATGCTTTTATCGTTGGGGTAGTTAGTGATGATAAATTAGTTTGAAGTTATGGAATTACTGCCGGTGTATTTTGTGAAAAACATTCAGAAGCAGTAAGAGCCTTAATTAAATATAATCATGATGCAGGACGTCAAGTTTTAACTTCATACGGAGCTAAAAAAGGTGATAAATTTATTGTTGTAGATAGTTTAAATATCACTTCACACGAATATTAA
- a CDS encoding thioredoxin family protein codes for MYKKLLQNELNNQHLEGKAIIAFRAVWCPPCQMVGPELERLASSDEGINVFDFDVDQNIAFAREMNVSSIPSLFYFKDGKLVNHTVGYMPAEELKNQFK; via the coding sequence ATGTATAAGAAATTATTACAAAACGAATTAAATAACCAACATTTAGAAGGAAAAGCAATTATAGCTTTTAGAGCTGTTTGATGTCCTCCTTGCCAAATGGTAGGTCCTGAATTAGAACGTTTAGCATCTTCAGATGAAGGTATTAATGTTTTTGATTTTGATGTTGACCAAAACATTGCATTCGCAAGAGAAATGAATGTTTCAAGTATTCCTTCACTATTTTACTTTAAAGATGGTAAATTAGTTAACCACACCGTAGGATATATGCCAGCTGAAGAATTAAAAAATCAATTTAAATAA